The following nucleotide sequence is from Chloroflexota bacterium.
CCTCACTTTTTTTGGTGTTCAATCACAGCCGAAGCTGAAACTTACTGGTACAATAGACACATCGATCTTAATGTTTAATCAACGAGGCTTGCCTCATCGAGTTTATACAACACATGAAGTTTCATATCATTACTTTAGGCTGTCCGAAAAATACCGTCGATAGCGAAGGCATGCATGGCATTCTGACGCGCGAAGGCCACACCGCCGTCGATAGCAGCGATGGTGCCGACGTGGTGATCGTCAATACCTGTTCGTTTATCAACGCTGCCCGCGAAGAAACCGTCGGCGTGTTGCAAGAGCTAGCCAACAACAAAGCGCCAGGCCAAAAATTAATTGCGGCTGGCTGTATGGCCGAAAGCCATGGCGATGTCTTGCGTTCACGCGTGCCCAAGCTCGATGCCACCCTCAGCACCAAAGAATGGATGCGCATCGGTTCAGTTGTGGCAGGGAGCAGTGCGCCTAGCAAAACCACAGGCTTTGGCATTCCCTTGATGGGCGGTGCACCAAGCGCGATGCCCAGCACTGGGCTTAATCTTAGCCTCACACCTGCTTCAACTGGCGATAGCCTCGGAGCCTATGGCGATTGGCGCACAACCGCGATTACCCGCAACAAACGCGGCCCTTCAGCCTATCTCAAAATTTCCGATGGCTGTAATTTGCGCTGTGCCTTCTGTACAATTCCATCGTTCAAAGGCGATATGCGTTCGAAGGCGGTTGGCTCGATTTTAGGCGAAGCCCGCGAGTTAGTCGAGGCGGGAGTCCAAGAAATTATCTTGGTCGCCCAGCACCTCACCGATTATGGCCGCGATTTGGGCATGAAACAAAATGGCCTTGGGGTTTTGCTCGAAGAGTTGGCCGCAGTTGTGCCAGCCGACCGCTGGATTCGGCTGATGTACGCATATCCGCAATCGGTTACGCCCGATTTGGTCGAAACCATGGCGCGGCTGCCACAATTGTGTCATTATGTCGATATGCCATTGCAGCATGCCCACCCTGATACCTTGCGCCGCATGCGCCGCCCACCCGACACCGATAAAACTAAGGCAATTGTAAACTCGTTGCGCCAAGCCATGCCCGATTTGTCACTACGTACAACGTTTATTGTGGGCTATCCTGGCGAAACCCGCGATGAATTCAAAGCCTTGCTCGAATTCCTCGAAGAAATGCAATTTGATCGGGTGGGGATGTTCCGCTATTCGCTAGAGCCAGGCACAGTTGCTGGCGAATTGCCTGATCAAGTAGCTGAACGGGTCAAAGAGCGGCGTTGGAACGAAGCCATGGCGGTGCAACAAGTGATTTCGCGTGCTCGCACTGCGCGTTTTGTCGGCCAAACCATGAAGGTATTGGTCGAAGGCACTGGCACTGATGATGATGGCCGAGCGATTGTGGTTGGGCGTTCGTATCGCGATGCCCCCGAAGTTGATGGCTTGGTCTTTGGCTATGGCGCTGCCGATGTTGGTCAATTTGCCAATATTGCTATCAACAAAACCACCGATTACGACCTATGGGGCGAGATCGTCTAAGCAAACTTCTCCCCTAGCTCAAAATAAAAA
It contains:
- the rimO gene encoding 30S ribosomal protein S12 methylthiotransferase RimO; protein product: MKFHIITLGCPKNTVDSEGMHGILTREGHTAVDSSDGADVVIVNTCSFINAAREETVGVLQELANNKAPGQKLIAAGCMAESHGDVLRSRVPKLDATLSTKEWMRIGSVVAGSSAPSKTTGFGIPLMGGAPSAMPSTGLNLSLTPASTGDSLGAYGDWRTTAITRNKRGPSAYLKISDGCNLRCAFCTIPSFKGDMRSKAVGSILGEARELVEAGVQEIILVAQHLTDYGRDLGMKQNGLGVLLEELAAVVPADRWIRLMYAYPQSVTPDLVETMARLPQLCHYVDMPLQHAHPDTLRRMRRPPDTDKTKAIVNSLRQAMPDLSLRTTFIVGYPGETRDEFKALLEFLEEMQFDRVGMFRYSLEPGTVAGELPDQVAERVKERRWNEAMAVQQVISRARTARFVGQTMKVLVEGTGTDDDGRAIVVGRSYRDAPEVDGLVFGYGAADVGQFANIAINKTTDYDLWGEIV